The Oscillatoria acuminata PCC 6304 genomic interval ATCGATTGTTCATTGTCCCTTGTCCATTGTTTATTGGACCTTGTTCAATTCCCCCACAACCTACTCATGTCAAAAATACTCGTTATAGATGATGATGGGGTAACTCGTTTACTCCTGAAACGGAACCTCCAAATGCAGGGATATGATGTAACCTTGGCTAAAAATGGAGCCGAAGGACTGCGATTGGCCAAAGAACTGCGTCCGGATTTAATCGTTTGCGACTGGATGATGCCGCTAGTGGATGGGGTAGAAGTTTGTCGCCATATCAAAGCCGACCCCTTCTTAGCCACCACCTTTTTTATCCTCCTCACTGTGCGCGGACAAGTCGATGATCGGATTCAAGGTCTCGATTCAGGAGCCGATGAATTTCTCTCCAAACCGATAGAAAGTGATGAATTACTGGCCCGAGTTCGTGCGGGATTGCGACTCCACCAGTTAACCCAGCAATTACGCCAAGCCAATCAACAGTTATTGGCCCTGGTAGAAGTCCAACAACAGTTATTAAGTGCCGTAGATTCCACCCCCGAAGAAGTCAACTCCTCTTATATTCAGTTACTCGCCCCCCTCGGACAAGCGGCGCAAGCCAGTCGCGCTTATATGAGCGAACTGTATCAGGATCAGGCGGGGATCGAACCTCGGGTGTTATGTGAGTGGTTTGCCAAGGTGCCCACGGACAACCCGAGGCAACAGAATTCCCAAGCAATCCAAGGGTTAATCCCGCCTAAACCCTTACCTTCGCGCTGGATTGCCACATTCAAAAAGGGCGGAATTGTGGCCGGGAAAGTGAGCGATTTTCCTGAAGCGGAACGGGAGATATTGGAGCAAGCGCACCTGGATTCGTTGTTGATGGTACCCCTCACCCTCAAGGATGAATTAGTCGGATTTATCGGATTTGAGAATTGTGCGATCGCCGAACTAGATTCTCTGCTGCCGATTTTGCGGGCGGCAGCCGCAGCGATTTGCCTCCATCGCGATCGCAGCGCTGCCGTCCTCGCCCTTAGAGCCAGTGAAGCGCGCTACCGGGCGATTATAGAAGACCAAACTGAATTTATCTGTCGCTTTGCCCCGGATGGCACTCTCACTTTTGTCAATGATGCCTACTGTCGGTATTTTACCATGACCCGCGAGGAACTGATGGACGGCTCTCTGGTTCCCTTTCGCCCCGACTTTGAGCGTGATTTTGTCAACCAGCCCGTGATCAACCGAGAAGAATCCGCCTTGTTACCCAATGGAGAAGTGCGATGGCATCACTGGACCGAACGGGCTGTTTTTTCTGGAGATGAACTGGTTGAGTTTCAAGCTGTTGGGCGGGATATCACTGAACGGAAGCAAGCCGAAGAAGAAACCCTCAAAGCCCTGGCGAAAGAAAAAGAACTCAATCAGCTTAAAACTCACTTTGTGTCAATGGTCTCCCATGAATTTCGCACCCCTCTCACCACTATTCTTTCCTCTGCTGACTTGCTGGAATATTACCAAGAAGACTTTCCAGACTCAAAAGGGGATAAAAAGCTGCAAGCCATCCAACGGATTCAAAGTGTTTCCGTCAATATGACCCAAATGATTGATGATATCCTGTTAATTGGTCATGCCGAATCGGGAAACCTGAAATGCACCTGCAATCCCTTAGAGTTGGTTCAGTTTTGTAATCAATTAGTCGAGGATATGCAGTTTATTGATAACGGCTTACATGGGATTGAGCTAATCCTTTCCCAACCGAGTCTCTCCGCCTGTATGGATGAAAAATTACTGCGGCATATCCTGACGAATTTACTCTCCAATGCCCTGAAATATTCCCCAGCCGGGATGCCCGTTCAACTGGAACTAGGCGATCGGCAAAACCTAGCCATCTTTCACATCAAAGATCGCGGAATTGGCATTCCCCCCAAAGACTTGCCCCATCTGTTTGAACCCTTCCACCGTTGCCGGAACGTAGGTACAATTTCCGGCACTGGCATGGGACTAGCCATTGTCAAAAAATGTGTAGAAATTCACGGGGGAGACATCTCCGTACAGAGTGAAGAGAGGGATGGCGAACGACCGGGCAGCACAACCTTAACCGTCATTTTGCCCCGGTTCCCGATGAATAACCTCACCCCCACCCTGGAGGATCCCGTTCTCGAAACCTGTCCCGCCAAAAAAGCGGAAGAATCAGCTTTAAACCCGGCCATTAACCCTGATGCTCCAGCCAATTCTCTGTCCCTTTAAACTTGAACTGTATCGAACTTTAAACTATGATACCATGAAAAATAGACCCTTTAAAACTTATGATAAATTCCGCTAAATCCTATGAATAAAATTCTGGTCATAGATGATGATTCTGCAACCCGCTTACTCCTCAAACGCGATTTAAAATTAGAAGGCCATGAAGTCACCGTTGCCAAAGATGGGGAAGAAGGGGTAAAACTCGCCCTAGAACTTCATCCGGCCTTAATTATTTGCGATTGGGTGATGCCTTATTTTGATGGCGTAGAAGTCTGCCGCATTGTCAAATCTAATCCAAAATTAGCCCCACCCTTTTTTATTTTACTCACCTCCAAAGTTGATTTACAGGACCGCATTCAAGGACTCGATGCCGGGGCCGATGATTTTCTCTCCAAACCCGTCAATCCAGCGGAACTCTTAGCAAGGGTCAGGGCGGGACTAAGACTTTATAATTCCCAGCAACAATTAAGCCAATCCAATCAACAACTGAGCCAAACCTTACTGGATTTGCAACAAACCCAGGCGCAGTTAATTCAAAGTGAAAAAATGTCCTCCATCGGTCAAATGGTGGCGGGAATTGCTCATGAAATCAACAATCCCGTTACGTTCATTGATGGAAATTTGAATCATGCTGCCAAATATATTCGAGAACTGCTGGACTTTATTCAACTTTTTCAAAAACACTATCCTAATCCTCTACCGGAGGTGAAACAAGCAGCGGACGAACTAGATTTAGAATTTTTAATGGCGGATTTTCCTCCCCTCGTCGAATCCATGAAACGAGGGGCGAAGCGAATTCGAGAAATTGTGGAATCCTTGCGAACCTTTTCTCATTTGGATGAAGCGGAACTGAAAGATGTGGATCTCCATGAAGGGTTGGATAGTACCCTTTCTATTTTAAAGGGTCGTTTAGAAGGGATTGAAACCGAGATTAATTATGGAGAATTACCTCGGGTGGAATGCTATCCCAGTGATATCAATCAAGTATTTTTTCACCTGTTGAACAATGCGATCGATGCCGTCGGAAAACGCACCCCTCTACACAATTCCCCTCCCGTACCCCCCCGGATTCGCATCTGTACCGAAACCCGCAGCCCTGACCATGCAGTGATTCGGATTTTTGATAATGGGGTCGGCATTCCCCAAGAGACAATCCCTAATATTTTCAACCCCTTTTTCACAACCAAAGATGTGGGTGCAGGAAAAGGACTCGGTTTAAGCATTTCCTATCAAATTATCGTAGATAAACACGGGGGAAAATTAGAAGTTCATTCCGAACCCGGTCACGAAACAGAATTTGCCATCATCATTCCCATTTCTCCCCCCAAAAAATAATTGAACCTCCAACCCTTCCTCCCCCTCAATTTTCGTAGTAACGACTTCAGTCGTTATCTTTTATAAGTTCCCTACCCTAAATTTAGTCGTTATGTTCTTAGCTTGTAGTCCTATATTCAGTTGTTAGTTTGTTTTTTTAGTAACGGTCTCAGTCGTTTCTTAGCCCAATATGAAAATCTTGTTAATTGAAGATGATGTCCGCATTTCTAGTGCCATTGCCGAATCTTTAAGAGATCGCCGCTATGTAGTAGAAATCGCCAGGGATGGTGAATTGGGGTTGACCTTTGCAGAAACCAACACTTTTGACTTAATTATGCTAGATCTAATGCTGCCCAAACTCGATGGAATTTCCGTTTGTCGGCGGTTACGGCAAGCCGGAAATAAAACCCCGATTTTGATGCTGACTGCCCGAGATACCAGTAGCGATAAGGTATTAGGATTGGATGTAGGGGCAGATGACTATGTGGTAAAACCGTTTGATTTGCCAGAATTGTTAGCCCGAATTCGTGCGCTATTGCGACGAGAAACTGTAACATTTTCGCAGGTTTTGGAGTGGGGTAAATTAAGGCTAAATCCCAATGAATGTCAGGTAATGTACGAAGAAAAATTATTAAATATTACCCCAAAAGAATATGCGTTGTTAGAGTTGTTTTTACGCAATGGCAGTCGCGTTCTCAGCCGCAGTGTTA includes:
- a CDS encoding hybrid sensor histidine kinase/response regulator; translation: MSKILVIDDDGVTRLLLKRNLQMQGYDVTLAKNGAEGLRLAKELRPDLIVCDWMMPLVDGVEVCRHIKADPFLATTFFILLTVRGQVDDRIQGLDSGADEFLSKPIESDELLARVRAGLRLHQLTQQLRQANQQLLALVEVQQQLLSAVDSTPEEVNSSYIQLLAPLGQAAQASRAYMSELYQDQAGIEPRVLCEWFAKVPTDNPRQQNSQAIQGLIPPKPLPSRWIATFKKGGIVAGKVSDFPEAEREILEQAHLDSLLMVPLTLKDELVGFIGFENCAIAELDSLLPILRAAAAAICLHRDRSAAVLALRASEARYRAIIEDQTEFICRFAPDGTLTFVNDAYCRYFTMTREELMDGSLVPFRPDFERDFVNQPVINREESALLPNGEVRWHHWTERAVFSGDELVEFQAVGRDITERKQAEEETLKALAKEKELNQLKTHFVSMVSHEFRTPLTTILSSADLLEYYQEDFPDSKGDKKLQAIQRIQSVSVNMTQMIDDILLIGHAESGNLKCTCNPLELVQFCNQLVEDMQFIDNGLHGIELILSQPSLSACMDEKLLRHILTNLLSNALKYSPAGMPVQLELGDRQNLAIFHIKDRGIGIPPKDLPHLFEPFHRCRNVGTISGTGMGLAIVKKCVEIHGGDISVQSEERDGERPGSTTLTVILPRFPMNNLTPTLEDPVLETCPAKKAEESALNPAINPDAPANSLSL
- a CDS encoding response regulator — protein: MNKILVIDDDSATRLLLKRDLKLEGHEVTVAKDGEEGVKLALELHPALIICDWVMPYFDGVEVCRIVKSNPKLAPPFFILLTSKVDLQDRIQGLDAGADDFLSKPVNPAELLARVRAGLRLYNSQQQLSQSNQQLSQTLLDLQQTQAQLIQSEKMSSIGQMVAGIAHEINNPVTFIDGNLNHAAKYIRELLDFIQLFQKHYPNPLPEVKQAADELDLEFLMADFPPLVESMKRGAKRIREIVESLRTFSHLDEAELKDVDLHEGLDSTLSILKGRLEGIETEINYGELPRVECYPSDINQVFFHLLNNAIDAVGKRTPLHNSPPVPPRIRICTETRSPDHAVIRIFDNGVGIPQETIPNIFNPFFTTKDVGAGKGLGLSISYQIIVDKHGGKLEVHSEPGHETEFAIIIPISPPKK
- a CDS encoding response regulator transcription factor, yielding MKILLIEDDVRISSAIAESLRDRRYVVEIARDGELGLTFAETNTFDLIMLDLMLPKLDGISVCRRLRQAGNKTPILMLTARDTSSDKVLGLDVGADDYVVKPFDLPELLARIRALLRRETVTFSQVLEWGKLRLNPNECQVMYEEKLLNITPKEYALLELFLRNGSRVLSRSVILERVWAFEDMPGEETVKVHLRSLRQKLKAAGAPANFIENVYGLGYRLNANL